A genomic region of Oxobacter pfennigii contains the following coding sequences:
- a CDS encoding GNAT family N-acetyltransferase: MLRGEYVILRVPELDDADIITSWHNDREVTKYLAENIYSVSKTALQGLIKQIYSEKNAKHFLIETEDEIPIGLGSLNDIDWINGTAEIRVVLYAKNCWGRGYGYDCVKTLTEYAMYELNLNTIYVKLIEENERAIKCFQKAGYEAEGKLMKRVIKENKYKNIISMSIYKKGNNE; encoded by the coding sequence ATGCTTAGAGGAGAGTATGTAATTCTGCGTGTACCAGAATTAGATGACGCAGATATTATCACTTCATGGCATAACGATAGAGAAGTTACAAAATATCTTGCCGAGAATATATATTCTGTATCAAAAACAGCCCTTCAAGGTTTAATAAAGCAGATATATTCAGAAAAAAACGCCAAGCATTTTTTAATTGAAACAGAAGATGAGATACCCATAGGCTTAGGCTCATTGAATGATATAGACTGGATAAACGGTACTGCTGAAATAAGAGTGGTATTATATGCAAAAAATTGCTGGGGCAGAGGCTATGGCTATGATTGTGTTAAAACCCTTACTGAATATGCTATGTATGAGCTGAATCTTAACACTATATACGTAAAATTAATCGAAGAAAATGAAAGGGCCATAAAATGCTTTCAAAAAGCCGGATATGAAGCCGAAGGCAAGCTCATGAAAAGGGTTATAAAAGAAAATAAATATAAAAATATTATATCCATGAGCATTTACAAAAAGGGCAATAATGAATAA
- a CDS encoding WecB/TagA/CpsF family glycosyltransferase yields MVNILGFDIYNCSKNEYVDELMKRLSRGERAIIISGNPEVLYNAKSNSDVLGLCNEADIIPDGIGVLIAAKLTGQKITEKIAGIDVMEDIMKASEKHGMSFYFLGAEDWVVKKAAKLSSEKYNVNVKGFHNGYFDINNCQYIIDDINKSGSNVLLAAMGAPRQEIFISKYKNALNCSLLMGVGGSFDVLAGKVNRAPQWMIKLGLEWLYRVSCEPWRIKRLISIPKFLLRVLFSQK; encoded by the coding sequence ATGGTTAACATACTAGGATTTGATATATACAATTGCAGCAAAAATGAATATGTAGATGAGCTTATGAAGAGGCTTTCTAGAGGTGAAAGAGCAATTATAATATCAGGAAACCCGGAGGTATTATATAACGCCAAAAGCAACAGCGATGTTTTAGGCCTTTGCAATGAAGCTGATATAATCCCCGATGGAATAGGGGTGCTTATAGCCGCCAAATTAACGGGACAGAAAATAACCGAGAAAATAGCAGGAATCGATGTCATGGAAGATATAATGAAAGCTTCGGAAAAACATGGTATGAGCTTTTATTTCTTGGGAGCGGAGGACTGGGTGGTAAAGAAAGCAGCAAAATTGAGCAGTGAAAAATATAATGTTAATGTAAAAGGATTTCATAACGGATATTTTGATATAAATAATTGTCAGTATATTATTGATGATATAAATAAAAGCGGCAGCAACGTGCTTTTAGCTGCCATGGGAGCTCCCAGGCAGGAAATATTCATATCAAAGTATAAAAATGCATTGAACTGCAGTTTGTTAATGGGAGTGGGCGGAAGCTTTGATGTACTGGCAGGCAAAGTAAACAGGGCTCCTCAGTGGATGATAAAGCTGGGGTTGGAGTGGCTGTACAGGGTTTCTTGTGAGCCCTGGAGGATAAAAAGGCTTATAAGTATACCGAAATTTCTTCTGAGAGTATTGTTTTCACAGAAATAA
- a CDS encoding phosphate butyryltransferase: MIKNFDQMMELAKASKKMKLAVAAAQDSEVMIAVENARKLNLIDGILVGDSDKITAIASECGIDLGNYEVIDVKKDAEAAKTAVSQVSLGKADFLMKGIIGTADLLRAVLDKEVGLRTNNLLSHVMVYSIPSYHKLLLLTDGGMVTYPDLNQKVQIIQNSVKVAKALNIEPVRVAPLCAVEVVNPDMPSTVDAAVLSKMNQRGQIKDCIIDGPLALDNAISLEAAKHKGLTSPIAGETDVLLVPNIEAGNLLGKSLTYFANAKCAGVIMGAKCPIVLVSRADSHESKLYSVALGSIAASHK, translated from the coding sequence ATGATAAAAAATTTTGACCAGATGATGGAATTGGCCAAAGCATCAAAAAAGATGAAACTGGCAGTAGCGGCAGCTCAGGATTCAGAAGTAATGATAGCTGTGGAAAACGCCAGAAAGCTTAATCTTATAGATGGTATTTTGGTCGGAGACAGCGATAAAATTACTGCCATTGCATCGGAGTGCGGCATTGATTTAGGAAATTATGAAGTAATCGATGTCAAAAAGGATGCTGAAGCAGCAAAAACTGCCGTAAGCCAGGTTTCCTTAGGCAAGGCAGATTTTTTAATGAAGGGGATAATTGGTACTGCAGACCTTTTAAGGGCGGTGCTGGATAAAGAAGTTGGATTAAGAACCAATAATTTATTGAGCCATGTCATGGTTTACAGCATCCCGTCATATCACAAGCTGCTTTTATTAACCGACGGCGGCATGGTCACTTATCCTGATTTGAATCAAAAGGTACAGATTATACAAAACTCCGTAAAGGTTGCAAAAGCGCTTAATATTGAACCTGTAAGAGTTGCTCCTCTTTGCGCGGTGGAAGTGGTCAACCCGGATATGCCGTCGACGGTTGATGCGGCGGTACTGTCAAAAATGAACCAAAGAGGACAGATAAAGGATTGTATCATAGACGGCCCTCTTGCATTGGACAATGCCATAAGCCTGGAGGCAGCAAAGCATAAAGGACTGACAAGCCCTATTGCAGGTGAAACGGATGTATTGCTTGTGCCCAACATTGAGGCAGGGAATCTTCTAGGAAAATCTCTGACCTATTTTGCAAATGCCAAATGTGCCGGAGTAATAATGGGGGCCAAATGCCCCATCGTACTGGTATCCAGAGCCGATTCACATGAATCTAAGCTATATTCGGTAGCTCTCGGCAGTATCGCAGCAAGCCATAAATAA
- a CDS encoding glycosyltransferase has product MRDIRILHIISGNDGGGAKTHLLNLCLNSGSLFNNIIGCINEGVLYHEALEKGIETVLFHQKSRFDLSISKNIKNYILKNKIDIVNFHGANPNFIYVFLKADIKTPCVTTIHSDYRYDFINNKLKYLLFTPLNSYAIKSFKSHICVSEKIKELLEKKGMESKKYVVNNGINSDVQIIESPDEIRKNYKIKMDSFVYTMVARMHPIKNHINLIKAFEKLSEELKDVYLLLVGDGEMKSTLKSTAAALGLDGKVIFTGRKENAIDYINAGDINILTSFNETFSLVVLEGAIVNKAVICSDVGDIKKLVNKENGFIVNPNDIDDIYEKMKLGFMNKENLPSMGKKLHDAVIENYSMDKFCQRYFDSYKSIIEGETNG; this is encoded by the coding sequence GTGAGAGATATACGTATTTTACATATAATTTCAGGAAATGACGGCGGCGGGGCAAAAACCCATTTGCTTAATCTCTGCTTAAATTCAGGCAGCTTGTTTAATAACATTATAGGCTGTATCAATGAAGGTGTATTATACCATGAAGCCTTGGAAAAGGGTATAGAAACGGTATTGTTTCACCAAAAATCAAGGTTTGATTTGAGCATTTCTAAAAATATAAAAAATTATATATTAAAAAATAAAATTGACATAGTGAATTTTCATGGAGCTAATCCCAATTTTATATATGTATTTTTAAAGGCAGATATTAAGACTCCCTGTGTCACTACCATTCACAGCGATTACAGATATGATTTTATAAACAATAAACTGAAGTATTTATTATTTACGCCTTTAAATTCATATGCCATAAAGAGCTTTAAAAGTCACATATGCGTATCTGAAAAGATAAAGGAGCTTTTAGAAAAAAAAGGCATGGAAAGTAAAAAATATGTGGTAAACAACGGAATAAATTCTGATGTGCAAATTATTGAAAGCCCTGATGAAATACGGAAAAACTATAAAATAAAAATGGATTCCTTTGTATATACAATGGTAGCCAGGATGCACCCCATAAAAAATCACATTAATTTAATCAAGGCTTTTGAAAAATTATCAGAGGAATTAAAGGATGTGTATTTGCTTTTGGTTGGAGACGGGGAAATGAAAAGTACTTTGAAAAGTACAGCAGCAGCGCTTGGTCTGGATGGCAAGGTAATTTTTACAGGAAGAAAAGAAAATGCCATAGATTATATAAATGCAGGGGATATAAATATTTTAACCTCTTTTAACGAAACCTTTTCCCTGGTCGTTCTTGAAGGAGCAATTGTAAACAAAGCAGTAATATGCTCCGATGTGGGAGATATTAAAAAACTAGTGAATAAAGAAAATGGATTTATAGTTAATCCAAATGATATAGATGATATATATGAGAAAATGAAGCTTGGCTTTATGAATAAAGAAAACCTTCCTTCCATGGGAAAAAAGCTCCATGATGCTGTAATTGAAAATTACAGTATGGATAAATTCTGCCAGAGGTATTTTGACTCCTACAAAAGCATAATCGAAGGTGAAACAAATGGTTAA